In the Pseudomonas orientalis genome, one interval contains:
- the aroK gene encoding shikimate kinase AroK, whose amino-acid sequence MRNLILVGPMGAGKSTIGRLLAKELRLPFKDSDKEIELRTGANIPWIFDKEGELGFRDREQAMIAELCGCDGVVLATGGGAVMRDENRRALHAGGRVVYLHASVEQQVGRTARDRNRPLLRTANPEKTLRDLLSLRDPLYREIADLVVETDERPPRMVVLDILERLQRLPPR is encoded by the coding sequence GTGCGAAATTTGATTCTTGTAGGGCCGATGGGGGCTGGAAAAAGCACCATCGGCCGTTTGCTGGCCAAAGAGCTGCGCCTGCCGTTCAAAGATTCCGATAAGGAAATTGAATTGCGCACGGGTGCCAATATCCCATGGATCTTCGATAAGGAAGGTGAACTGGGCTTTCGCGACCGCGAGCAGGCAATGATTGCCGAACTGTGCGGCTGCGATGGCGTGGTATTGGCCACCGGTGGTGGCGCGGTGATGCGCGACGAAAATCGCCGCGCTCTGCATGCCGGCGGTCGGGTGGTGTATCTGCATGCCTCGGTTGAGCAGCAGGTGGGCCGCACCGCCCGTGATCGCAATCGCCCGCTGCTGCGCACGGCCAACCCGGAGAAAACCCTGCGGGACCTGCTTTCGCTGCGCGATCCGCTGTATCGGGAGATCGCCGATCTGGTGGTGGAAACCGATGAACGGCCACCTCGAATGGTGGTACTCGATATTCTTGAGCGCCTGCAACGGCTACCGCCCCGTTAA
- the aroB gene encoding 3-dehydroquinate synthase, which translates to MQTLKVDLGERSYPIHIGEGLLDLPELLAPHIAGRQVAIISNETVAPLYLERLSRSLAAYSVISVILPDGEAHKNWETLQLIFDGLLSARHDRRTTVVALGGGVIGDMAGFAAACYQRGVDFIQVPTTLLSQVDSSVGGKTGINHPLGKNMVGAFYQPQAVLIDTATLNTLPPRELSAGLAEVIKYGLICDEPFLTWLEEHMDALRALDQVALTEAISRSCAAKALVVNADERESGVRATLNLGHTFGHAIETHMGYGVWLHGEAVAAGTVMALDMSQRLGWISAQERDRGIRLFQRAGLPVIPPSEMTEADFLEHMAIDKKVIDGRLRLVLLRHMGEAVVTDDYPKEILQATLGADYRALAQLKG; encoded by the coding sequence ATGCAGACACTTAAGGTCGATCTAGGCGAGCGCAGCTACCCGATTCATATTGGCGAAGGTCTGTTGGACCTGCCCGAGCTGCTTGCGCCGCATATTGCCGGTCGGCAAGTGGCGATCATCTCCAACGAAACAGTGGCGCCGCTGTATCTTGAGCGTCTGAGCCGCAGCCTGGCGGCGTACTCGGTGATCTCCGTTATCCTGCCCGACGGCGAAGCTCACAAGAACTGGGAAACCCTGCAACTGATCTTCGATGGCTTGCTGAGCGCACGGCATGACCGCCGCACCACCGTGGTCGCCCTGGGCGGCGGTGTGATCGGCGACATGGCCGGCTTTGCGGCCGCCTGTTACCAGCGTGGCGTGGACTTCATCCAGGTGCCGACCACGCTGCTGTCCCAGGTCGATTCGTCGGTGGGCGGCAAGACCGGCATCAACCATCCGCTGGGCAAGAACATGGTCGGCGCGTTCTATCAGCCCCAGGCCGTGCTGATCGACACCGCGACCCTCAACACCCTGCCACCGCGCGAACTGTCGGCAGGGCTGGCGGAAGTCATCAAATACGGGCTGATCTGCGACGAGCCCTTTCTGACCTGGCTGGAAGAACACATGGACGCCCTGCGCGCCCTCGACCAGGTGGCACTCACCGAAGCCATTTCCCGCTCCTGCGCGGCCAAGGCCCTGGTGGTGAATGCCGACGAACGGGAGTCCGGGGTGCGGGCTACCCTGAACCTGGGCCATACCTTCGGCCATGCGATCGAAACCCACATGGGCTATGGTGTGTGGCTGCATGGGGAAGCCGTCGCGGCTGGCACTGTGATGGCATTGGACATGTCGCAGCGCCTGGGCTGGATCAGCGCCCAGGAGCGTGATCGCGGTATCCGTCTGTTCCAGCGCGCCGGTCTGCCGGTGATCCCGCCGTCTGAAATGACCGAGGCGGATTTCCTGGAGCACATGGCAATAGACAAGAAAGTGATCGACGGTCGGCTGCGGCTGGTGCTGTTGCGCCACATGGGCGAAGCGGTGGTGACCGACGATTATCCGAAAGAGATTTTACAGGCCACGCTGGGAGCGGATTACCGCGCCCTGGCCCAGCTTAAAGGTTAA
- a CDS encoding SPOR domain-containing protein — protein MTSLHADEAFLGHYHLSHDPFAPRVPGFKFFPAQRKPVLGQLHHLARYSQLLLVVTGPLGSGKTLLRQALVASTNKQSVQSVVVSARGAGDAAGVLRQVAQALDVANAEPNAILKQVVQLGLTGQEVYLLVDDAEQLDESALEALLALAAGTPEGRPHVFLFGESSLIADLEQISGDQELFHVIELQPYEEEETREYLAQRLEGAGAGIELFSAAQISDIHESSDGWPGNINQVARDAMIEAMIASRSAVKRPKMGFTMPKKHVLAISAVVVVAVAAAWLIPGRSKAPTTAGAPTEQAQLPLGKPTPNVEFANSGQPTNLPMVGQPVMRGPLAEEAGGISEGDDGVPVEGSSATPPTVTTTAPPAGVPAGTPATPVTPATPVAPAAKPTPAPTVATAKPAPVAKPTPAPTPAAKPAEKPAATVAKTGAAGSSWYSSQPTGNFVVQILGTSSEANAQAFVKEQGGQYRYFKKVLNGKPLYVITYGSFPSRAAADSAIKALPAKVQAGKPWPRTVASVQQELATAR, from the coding sequence ATGACTAGTTTGCATGCCGACGAGGCGTTCCTCGGCCATTATCACTTGAGCCATGACCCTTTCGCTCCACGGGTGCCTGGCTTCAAATTCTTCCCTGCCCAGCGCAAGCCGGTACTGGGACAATTGCACCATCTCGCGCGCTACAGCCAGTTGCTGCTGGTGGTCACGGGGCCGTTGGGCAGCGGCAAGACCTTGCTGCGCCAGGCGCTGGTCGCCAGTACCAACAAACAATCGGTGCAGAGTGTCGTGGTCTCGGCCCGTGGTGCCGGTGATGCGGCCGGCGTGCTGCGCCAGGTGGCGCAGGCGCTGGATGTCGCCAACGCTGAGCCGAACGCGATCCTCAAGCAGGTGGTGCAACTGGGCCTGACCGGCCAGGAAGTCTATCTGCTGGTGGATGACGCCGAGCAACTCGACGAGTCCGCCCTGGAAGCGTTGCTGGCGCTGGCGGCGGGTACGCCGGAAGGGCGTCCCCATGTGTTTCTGTTCGGCGAGTCGTCGCTGATCGCCGATCTGGAACAGATCAGCGGTGATCAGGAACTGTTTCACGTCATCGAATTGCAGCCGTACGAAGAAGAAGAAACCCGCGAATACCTGGCTCAGCGCCTCGAGGGCGCGGGGGCCGGTATCGAACTTTTCTCCGCTGCGCAGATCTCTGATATTCACGAAAGCTCCGATGGCTGGCCTGGCAACATCAATCAGGTTGCCCGCGATGCAATGATCGAAGCCATGATTGCCAGCCGCTCCGCGGTCAAGCGTCCAAAGATGGGGTTTACTATGCCTAAGAAGCACGTATTGGCTATTTCCGCCGTTGTCGTGGTCGCTGTTGCCGCCGCCTGGTTGATTCCAGGTCGCAGCAAGGCGCCGACCACCGCCGGCGCGCCAACCGAACAGGCGCAGTTGCCACTGGGCAAGCCCACGCCGAATGTCGAATTCGCCAATTCCGGCCAACCGACCAACCTGCCGATGGTCGGCCAACCTGTCATGCGCGGCCCGCTGGCCGAAGAAGCCGGTGGTATCTCCGAAGGTGACGACGGTGTGCCGGTGGAAGGCTCCAGCGCCACGCCGCCAACCGTGACCACCACTGCGCCGCCTGCTGGCGTACCGGCCGGCACGCCAGCTACCCCAGTGACGCCCGCCACACCCGTTGCCCCGGCCGCCAAGCCGACGCCAGCGCCGACGGTTGCCACGGCCAAGCCTGCACCGGTTGCCAAACCAACTCCGGCGCCTACGCCCGCGGCCAAGCCTGCTGAAAAACCTGCCGCCACCGTCGCCAAGACCGGCGCCGCCGGCAGCAGCTGGTACAGCAGCCAGCCCACCGGTAACTTCGTGGTGCAGATCCTCGGCACCAGCTCCGAGGCCAACGCCCAGGCGTTCGTCAAAGAGCAGGGCGGCCAGTACCGTTATTTCAAGAAAGTGCTCAACGGCAAGCCGCTCTACGTGATCACCTACGGCAGCTTCCCAAGCCGCGCCGCAGCCGATTCTGCCATCAAGGCCTTGCCAGCGAAGGTTCAGGCTGGTAAACCTTGGCCTCGCACTGTTGCCAGCGTTCAACAAGAACTCGCAACTGCTCGCTGA